The sequence ATCAATCTTCTTGGGATTATCAGGAAAAGCTGATGAAAGCAATCATTGATACCAAAGTCAAAAACCGCGACTTACCAGCCGAAGAACGTCACACCACTTCCAATCATTTTCTTTTGGTAGAGCATCCTCATGTTTATACTTTGGGGAAAAGCGGTCATGAAGAAAATATGTTGGCAGGAATTGATAAATTAAAAGAAATCGAGGCGACTTTTGTAAAAGTAAATCGAGGCGGAGACATTACTTATCACGGTTTCGGACAGATTGTGGGTTACCCTATTTTGGATCTTGAAAATTTCTTCACCGATATTCATTTATATATGCGAAATCTTGAAGAGGTGATTATCAGAACAATGGCTGAATTTGGTTTAAAAGGCGAGCGCTCACCCGGAGAAACCGGAGTCTGGTTGGATGTCGGAAAACCATACGCCAGAAAAATCTGTGCAATGGGCGTAAAAGCTTCCCGTTGGGTAACTTTGCATGGTTTTGCCTTCAATGTCAACACCGATATGCGTTATTTTGAATACATTATACCTTGTGGAATTAAAGATAAACAGGTGACTTCTTTGAAAAGAGAGCTCGAAAGAGAACTGACAACAGAAGAAGT comes from Chryseobacterium sp. 3008163 and encodes:
- the lipB gene encoding lipoyl(octanoyl) transferase LipB produces the protein MNTHQNKVVAFEDLGIKDYQSSWDYQEKLMKAIIDTKVKNRDLPAEERHTTSNHFLLVEHPHVYTLGKSGHEENMLAGIDKLKEIEATFVKVNRGGDITYHGFGQIVGYPILDLENFFTDIHLYMRNLEEVIIRTMAEFGLKGERSPGETGVWLDVGKPYARKICAMGVKASRWVTLHGFAFNVNTDMRYFEYIIPCGIKDKQVTSLKRELERELTTEEVEQVKNSIKRHFEKVFEAELVRKN